In Glycine max cultivar Williams 82 chromosome 7, Glycine_max_v4.0, whole genome shotgun sequence, a single window of DNA contains:
- the BES1-7 gene encoding protein argonaute 4 isoform X1, whose product MQSNVHCLPASCPFPFPFVSASKLPPPLFPLLHLILAQERKKLQSSHKRKQISFTCFAFDDRRGVETNKLRFAETMTGGGSTGRLPTWKERENNKRRERRQRAIAAKIYTGLRAQGNYKLLKHCDNNEVVKALCAEVGWIVEEDGTTYRKGCKRPSASEIEGTTTNIRGGVIGCRGFHSSFRTTQSGLSLNIDVSTTMIITPGPVVDFLISNQNVRDPFSLDWAKAKRTLKNLMHLKVAIMVLNQCYIIVGSL is encoded by the exons ATGCAATCGAACGTTCACTGTCTCCCAGCATCATGCCCCTTCCCATTCCCCTTTGTTTCCGCTTCGAAGCTCCCTCCCCCTTTGTTTCCACTTCTTCATCTCATCTTAgcacaagaaagaaagaaacttcAATCCTCACACAAACGAAAACAAATATCTTTTACTTGTTTTGCCTTCGACGATAGAAGAGGTGTCGAAACAAACAAGCTTCGTTTCGCCGAAACGATGACCGGCGGCGGATCGACGGGGAGGTTGCCAACATGGAAGGAGAGAGAAAACAACAAgaggagagagaggagacaaaGAGCGATCGCCGCTAAGATCTACACTGGCCTTCGAGCTCAGGGGAACTACAAGCTTCTGAAGCACTGTGACAACAACGAGGTCGTGAAAGCTCTATGCGCCGAAGTTGGTTGGATCGTGGAAGAGGATGGCACCACTTATCGAAAG GGATGCAAGAGACCCAGCGCGAGTGAGATTGAAGGAACAACAACAAACATAA GAGGAGGTGTAATTGGATGCAGGGGTTTCCATTCTAGCTTTAGAACTACACAAAGTGGATTGTCTTTGAACATAG ATGTCTCAACCACGATGATAATTACCCCTGGGCCTGTTGTGGACTTCTTAATATCCAATCAAAATGTGAGAGACCCTTTTTCACTTGACTGGGCAAAG GCCAAGAGGACATTAAAAAATCTGAT GCACTTAAAAGTAGCAATTATGGTTCTGAACCAATGCTACATAATTGTGGGATCTCTATAA
- the BES1-7 gene encoding uncharacterized protein BES1-7 isoform X2: MQSNVHCLPASCPFPFPFVSASKLPPPLFPLLHLILAQERKKLQSSHKRKQISFTCFAFDDRRGVETNKLRFAETMTGGGSTGRLPTWKERENNKRRERRQRAIAAKIYTGLRAQGNYKLLKHCDNNEVVKALCAEVGWIVEEDGTTYRKVQLPLNFSDLLSGGGVIGCRGFHSSFRTTQSGLSLNIDVSTTMIITPGPVVDFLISNQNVRDPFSLDWAKAKRTLKNLMHLKVAIMVLNQCYIIVGSL; encoded by the exons ATGCAATCGAACGTTCACTGTCTCCCAGCATCATGCCCCTTCCCATTCCCCTTTGTTTCCGCTTCGAAGCTCCCTCCCCCTTTGTTTCCACTTCTTCATCTCATCTTAgcacaagaaagaaagaaacttcAATCCTCACACAAACGAAAACAAATATCTTTTACTTGTTTTGCCTTCGACGATAGAAGAGGTGTCGAAACAAACAAGCTTCGTTTCGCCGAAACGATGACCGGCGGCGGATCGACGGGGAGGTTGCCAACATGGAAGGAGAGAGAAAACAACAAgaggagagagaggagacaaaGAGCGATCGCCGCTAAGATCTACACTGGCCTTCGAGCTCAGGGGAACTACAAGCTTCTGAAGCACTGTGACAACAACGAGGTCGTGAAAGCTCTATGCGCCGAAGTTGGTTGGATCGTGGAAGAGGATGGCACCACTTATCGAAAGGTTCAGCTTCCCCTCAATTTCTCAGATCTACTTTC AGGAGGAGGTGTAATTGGATGCAGGGGTTTCCATTCTAGCTTTAGAACTACACAAAGTGGATTGTCTTTGAACATAG ATGTCTCAACCACGATGATAATTACCCCTGGGCCTGTTGTGGACTTCTTAATATCCAATCAAAATGTGAGAGACCCTTTTTCACTTGACTGGGCAAAG GCCAAGAGGACATTAAAAAATCTGAT GCACTTAAAAGTAGCAATTATGGTTCTGAACCAATGCTACATAATTGTGGGATCTCTATAA